The genomic DNA CTGCGCCCGCCCGGACGGCTTGAACCTGGATCTCGGTCTGGGAGTAGCCACCACGCGTTGACTGGGGCATGGTCCAGGAGGACCTTCACCGAGACATGACCGACACGAACTGGTACTGGGCAGAGGCCGACGGCACCCCGCGCGCGGCCAGCGTGGCGGCGCTGCGAGCTTCGCTGTCGCTGTCGGCGTTGCCGCCCTTCGTGCTGGTGTGGCACACCGGCCTCGGCGATTGGTTGCCGGCATATCTCGTGAGCGAGCTCGCGAAGTCGGTCGGCATGGATGCGGTCGAGCAAGGTGAGCTCGATCCCTCGCTGACCGAACCGCCCTCCGCGCCCGTCGAGTGGTACGTCGAGTGTTTCGGCGGCGCGCTGCCCGCATCGCTCGCCGATACCGGAGTGAGCCAGTCCGCGACGCGCGACGTGAACACCGGCCAGCGCTTCGATCCGCAGCAGATGAAGACGGTGCTCGGCGCCAGCAAACCGCTGCCGATCGGCGCGTTCCGCAGCGTGGACGACTACCTGCGGCACATTCGCGACCTGCGTGACAAAAGCTGAGATGGCAGACGAGTCCGTGGCCCTCAGGGAGCGCCTCGCCCGCGCGACGCCCGATCGTCCCGCAGCGCTGGCTGGTTACGACGTCACTGGCGTGCTCGGCCGCGGCGGTATGGGCGCGGTGTATCGTGCGCTGGATCGCGCTCGCGGCGTACCCGTCGCGCTGAAGACGGTGCTCGCAGCCGACGCAACCGCCGGCGTGCAGCTCAAGCGCGAGTTCCGCGTGGTCGCAGGGCTCTCGCACCCCAACTTGGCGCAGGTCTACGAGCTCGCCTGGGCAGACGGCATCTGGTTCTTCGTCATGGAATTGGTCGATGGCATCGATCTCACGACCTGGGCACGCGGACCACGCAGGAAGCGCGACGCTCCCGAGCTGCCGCTCCTCAGCGCGGCGATCACGGTGCGCGATGGCCCGTCCGACGGCTCGCCGAGGCGCGCGCCGCAGGGCCGCTTCGACATTCTGAACGCGCCGACGCGCAGCCCCGAAACGGCGGACACGGTCGTGGACGGGTCGGCGACCAGCCCATCGGCACGGACGCTGCTTGGAAGGAGTGGGCAAACCGTGGCTCCGCCATTGCGCAGCCCGGCCGAGCTGCGCAGCGCGCTGCTCCAGCTGGTGGCTGGCGTTCGGGCCTTGCACGACGTTGGACTTCGTCATGGCGATCTCAAGCCTGCCAACGTGCTCGTGCGCCCCGACGGCCGCGTCGTCGTCGTCGACTTTGGTCTCACCCAACCGGTTGGCGAAAGCGGCATCCACGGTGGGACGCCGCTCTACATGGCGCCCGAGCTGCTGACGAACAAAGGCGCCGAGGGCGGGCCGTCGTCCGACTGGTACGCGCTGGGTATCATGCTGTACGAGCTGTTGACCGGGGTCGTTCCCACTCGAGACAGCGGGAGCATCTTCGAGCTGCTCTGCATTCGGTCGTCCGGTCCACCAACGTCTGTACAAGAACTAGTGGCAGAGGCGCCTGATGACCTCAGCGCCGCGTGCGCGGTGCTGCTGTCGCCAGTCCCAGTTGAACGCCCCGACGCCGATGCGCTCGCCAAACTCTTTAGTGGGGGTTTCCCCGCGCCCAACCGCGACGCGCGCCGGACCTTCCGGACGCCGTTCATCGGGCGCCGTGTGGAGCTCGACCAGCTCGAGCAGGCGCTGGCGCGAGCGCGAGCCGGCTGCTCGACGCTGGCTCACGCCTCCGGGCCCTCCGGCATCGGGAAGTCGGCCCTGGTGCGCCAGTTCCTGCGCGCCACCGAAGATCTCGACCTGGCGCTCGTGCTGCGCGGGTGTTGCTACGAGCGCGAGAATGTTCCTTACAAGGCGTTCGACGGGATCGTCGACTCGCTCGCGGGCTGGCTCGACGGCCTCGACGAGGACAGCGTCTCTCCCCTCCTCCCGACCTGGGCCGGCGAACTAACGGATGCTTTTCCAGTCCTCGCGAGCGTGCCGCCCTTCGCCGCCGCCCACGCTGCCCTGGGGCCCCGCCCGGAAGCACAGGAGCATCGCCGACGAACGTGGAGCGCCCTGGCGGAGCTGATCGACAACGTGAGTCGCCGCCGCCCGCTCGTGCTCTTCATCGACGACCTGCAGTGGACCGACGCGGATAGCACGACCGTGCTCCAAACCCTGGCCAGGGGTTCGTCGGAGCGCTCGCTGCTCCTGCTCGCGTCCTTCCGCGAACAGGAAGCCTCATCGTGTCCCGACTTGGCCGGCTACTTCTCGGACTGCCGAGGCTTGCGCGAGGCGGGCGCGCTCGTGGAAGTGCCAATCGGCGCGCTGCCGCTCGACGACGCGGAAGTCCTCGCACGCGAGACGTTGCGCGGCCTGGGGGCCTCGGACGGGGAGAAGCTCGCCGAACGCATCGCGCGTGAATCCGGGCAAATGCCTTTTTTCATCGAATTTCTGGCGCGCTATCTCACCGAGGCCAGCACGGGCGGTAGTGCATCGAGCATCACGCTGGACGACGTGTCATTGGCCGATGCTTTGCTCACACGGCTCGACGCGCTCCCGACCACCCAGCGTGCGCTCGTGGAGCTGGTTGCGGTTTCCGACCGTCCCGTCCCCCAAGCCATCGTGTTCGAAGCCGCACGGCTCGACGCGGGCGCGTTACCAGAGCTCTTGGCCGTATGTTCCGCGTCCTTGCTGCAGTGGGCGGGGGCCGGCCCGGAAGACCTCGTCTCGAGCTACCACGATCGGATCCGCGAAGCCGTCCTGGCGGCGATCGACCCGGCGTCCGTGCAACGCCGGCACTTGGAACTGGGTCGGTCGTTCGCGACACGCTGTGCTGACGTCGGCACCGACGCGCAAGACGGCAGCGACTCTCCCTGGCTGTTCGACGCTGCGCGCCACCTCGACGCAGCCGAAGGGCTGATCGACGAGCCTGGGGAGCGGCAGAGGGCCAGCCGGATCCTGCTCGCGGCAGGCCAGAGGGCGCAACGCGCCGCGGCGTTTCCGCTGGCGCTCCGCTGCTTCGAAGCCGTCCGCCGATTCTTGCCCACGAATGCTTGGAACTCTGCCTACGAGATCGCCCTTACGACCGCCGTGGCCTCCGCGGAGTGCGCCTGGCTTTCAGGTGACTTCGAGCGCGCACGAGCCCGCTTGGACGAGGTCTATGTCAGTGCACGGTCCACGCTCGATCGCGTCCGAGCCTGGCATGTCGACATCGCGGCACGCATTGCCCAACAGGATCTGCTCGGCGCGATTGCGGTCGGCCGCGGCGGCCTCGCCGAGCTGGACGTCACGCTCCCGGTCGCGCCAAGCGACGACGACGTCGGCGCAGCGGTCCAGCGCGCGATGGGTGCGCTGGGCGACGAGGGTGCGGGACGCCTCGAGTCCCTGCCTGCGGTCGAAGACCCGTTGGTGCAGGCAGCGATGATGCTGCTCGTCGATCTGTCCTCGTCGGCGTACTACGCGCTCCCGGCGCTCCTACCCATCCTCGCGTGCGAGCTCATCGTGTCTTCGGTTCAAAAGGGGCCGTCGGCGGCCACGCCCTTCGGTCTCGCGGTGTTCGGCATCGTGCAGAACGCGATCGGCATGCAGGCCCAAGCCCACGAGACCGGCCGGCTCGCCCATCGGATGATCGAACGCTGGCCGGATCGTCGGTTGGAGGTCCGCACCCGACTCGTGGTGCACAACAACGTCTGCAGCTGGACGGTTCCACTCGAAAGCACACTCGACGACCTGCTCGCCACGTATCAGCTCGGCCGGGCAACCGGCGACTTCGAATTCGCGGCCATCGCGGCGCAGTGCTGGGCGACGAACGCGTTCGTGGCCGGGCGGCCTCTGGACGAGGTCGAGCGCACGGCCGGCGAGCTCGCGACTTTCATGCGAGCCCACCAGCAAAATAACGCGCTTCTCCTGCACCGCCCGCTCGAGCGCTTGGTCGGCTGCATGCGAGGAACGACGGCGACGCCGGACTCACTGTCTGGCGACGGGTTCGACGAGGAGCAGACCCTCGCCGCCGCGGAGGCCGCCGGCAGTGCGAGCGTGTCGTTCGTCACGCTCAGCGACATGCTAGTGGCTCGCTACCACTTCGGGTCTCCCGAGGCGGCCTGGGTCGTGGCAACGCGGGCGCTGCCTTTCATGGGTGGAGCTGCTTCGACCCATCACCTCTCGACCTACCATCTGTACGCACCCCTCGCGGCGTCGCGCTGCCTCTCTCGGGCCGATGCGGAGCTCGAAGCACGGCTCTGGGCGCGCATCGACGCCAGCATCAGCCAGCTCGAAGCCTGGAATGCGGCGGGCGCAGCCAACTTCGCGCATCGTTTGCTCCTGGTCCGAGCCGAACGGGCGCAGGCTCGTCACGAGGCCGCTGCAGCGCGAAGCTTCTACGACCAGGCGCTCGAGGCTGTGCGTCGCACGGCCTACGTGAACGACGAGGGGCTCGTCGCCGAGCTTGCGGGCCGCTTTCATCTAGCCACCGACGTCGACCACGGGCGCCAACTCCTGGCGCAAGCGAAGGACGGCTACGCCCGCTGGGGTGCCCACGCGAAGGTCGCTGCCCTGCAATCCCTGCTCGCTTGACGCCGGGCGCCGCGGGGACGTGTCGCGGCGGCGGTCGCGCCGCGCTCCATGCCGGCTTGGGTCGCGAGGAGACCTCGGGTACACCGTGCCGCGGCGGGTCCGCGGGCGTGACGGGCGGTGGAACCGGCGGCGCGAGCGGTGGGGGTTCGGGAGGAACCGGCGGCGCGTCGGGGAGCTCCGGTGCAGCGGGGAGCGCCGCGGGAGCCGTCACCACCGACAACAAGTTGCTGGTGACCTCGGGCGTTTTCGGCGGTGGAACGACGACCAACCTGATCTATCTGGGCTTCAAGGCAAAGTCCGGAGAACGCTGTCGTATGGACAAGGTCGAGGGCTGCTGGGTCGTCGACTGCGGTGAAAGACGTCGGTGCTCTACCCGACCAGGTGTCTGCTGGCAGCATCTCACTGGCTTCAGCGGGGGTGACGCTGCTCTCTATCGACCCCAGCGCCGGGCTGTACCCGGGTGGGAGCGTCGCCGGTGTCTTGCCCGGTGGCTACAGCGTCCATCTGCATTGGCCCCGGGCTCAGGAGTATTCGAGGTAGTAGGCGTACCGGGTCTGGTAGCTGCTGAGCAAGATCAGGGTGAGCGCGACCGTCTGGCCATAGTTCACGTCACCGGGTTTCGCCCGGGCGACGACCAGCGTTGCCACGCCGTCCTTGGTCAGGCGGTACCGCAGCTTCAGCTCGGGCCTCTCTTGCAGGCGCTCCCAGTCGTTTCTCAGCGTTCGACCGTCGGATTCTTCGAGCCTCGCGCTCAGCTTGGGTGGCTTGCTGCTGAAGTCGAGCGAGCCGACCTCTTTGCCCTCTCGGCGTACCCGGAGTCTTCGCAGGTTCTCGGGTGGGAGGCGATCGACCAGTTCCGGGACTTCGCGCACCGTGAACTCGGGCTCCAGCGCCTCGGTCACCGCGTGCCGATACAGCTTGTCGTCGGACTTGATGATGCGCGTGCCGTACGGCCCGCGTCCGGTACCGGTGGGCGAAGGGAGGTGCATGTTCAGGCCGATCCCCTCGGGCCCGCTAATCTCGGTGAGCTTGTCCCTCAGCGCAGCCGAGTCCGCGTTTTCAGTCTCGAGGGCCAGCTTCGGCGGCTTGCCGGCGCGCAACTCGATCACGCCGAGCTCGACGCCGCCCTTGGTGACGACCAGCCAGGTGTCGAGCGAGCCTTTTGCTGGAACCGGTGCCGCTGCCGTGCCGCTTGGGTCGGCTGAGGGTTGCGCTGGAGCGCTGGGCACACTGGGCTCGGCAGGCGGCGAGGGGGTGGGCGTGGGCTTCTCGGTGCAGGCGCCGAGCGCCAGCCCGACCACCAGGGAAAATGCCGCGAACTTTCGGGCTTTCACTGCGATCACGTTACTACAACGGAGCAAGGGCAATAATCTTAGCGCCCCCTCCAAAGAATCGACAGCTCTGCTCGGGGTCGCCATGCTCAGACAAATTCAGGCTTCAGCTCCATGAGATGCGCTGGAGGGGCCCTCCCCGTGGTGGGAAGAGGTGCGGGCCTGAGCGGGGATGGCGCGCCATTCGGACTCGTCCGGCAGTGGAGACGTTCCTCTGGACATTCATCTGCGCCGAAGATCTCGCCCCGAAATTTCGGCTACCTTTCCGCCTGATGCGAGGGCCGCTCGGCTTCTTCCTCGTGCAAGTCCTGAACATGATGATCAAGAACGTGATCCCCGAGCACTGCGCCATTACGGACGAAGGCATGGAGAGTGGGAGCAATGGGAGCCGGCGCTGCATCACGGGATGTCACCTGAAGTGAATCACTCGAGCTCACTCCGGTGGTCGCCTCTGGTCGCAGCCTGGTTCCTCTCCAGCTGCGGGGGTCCACCGCGCTTCGCCGAGCACGGAGCGTTCTCCGCGAGCGGCAGCTGCGGCGCTGCTCTGGGCCACGACGAGCCCGCCTGCGGCGGCGACGGCGATTCGCGCTTCGCTGGCCGCCAGGTGCTCGTGACCTTCGAGGACGGACGCGTCGTGCACGTCGACATCGAGGAAGAATCGTCGGTCCTCGGCGGCTCGGGCAAAGCCGAGCATCCGGTGGACGAGCTGGATATCTGGGCCGGACGCTGGCAAAGGATCGACGTGCCCGTGCGCTGGCAGAGCGAGCGTTACCCGGAAGAGATCACCGGCGGCGGCGTGCTTCAGCACTACGGTCCGATCAGCACGGTCCGCGTGGAGGTGCTCGTGCAGGGCGAGCACGCGAAGCTCCGACTCGACGGCGGGGCTCCGGTGGACGCCGAGTGCGCCTGGGACTGATAGCGCCGCTCAGGGCTGCTGCCCGTCGTCATTGGTCCAGTCGTCGCCAAGATCAGCATCGCCGGTGCTCCTAAAGCCCCGGGCGCGCGGACTCCGATCCGTCGTCACTGGGTGTGGTTCGGCGCTCGGGCCAGCCTCGGCTGCGGAACCTCGTGCACGCGTCCGCGCCGGGATTCGCGCGCCGCCCGCTCACAGGTGCTTCTGCAGCAGAGCGAGCAGGCGGCCGTGGGCGCGCTCGGCCTGCTGCGCGTCGTAGACGGGTGAGTCGATGGCACACCAGCCGTGCTGCGCCGGGTAGACCTCGATCTCGGCAGTGAGCTTCGCGGCGTCCGCAGCCTTCTTCAACGTGGTCTTCGCATCCGGCTCCCGCTCGTCGTCGTTCTGCGCGATGCAGATCAGTGCCGCCGCCTTCATCTTGGGCAGGAGCTTGTGTGGACTGCTGGGCTCCTTGGTGACCAACCCGCCACCGTGAAATGACCCGATGGCCCCCACGCGGTTCGGCGCGGCGGCGGCCGTGCGGAAGGTGAACGGGCCGCCCATGCAGTAGCCGGTAGTGGCCAGCTTGCGAGAGGTGTCTACCTCGGGTTGCTCGTCGAGCCACTTCGCGTAAGCAGCGCCATCCTTGGCGATGGCCTCCGGGGTCAGCGCTTCGCGCATCGGCGCAATCTTGGCCTTGCCCTCTTCCGTGCGCCATTCGGCGAAGTTCTTCAGGATCGGCAGCTTCGACGACCGGTAGTAGTGATTGACGACCAAGACGGCGTAGCCGTCGCTGGCCAGCCGCGTTGCCATCTTCTCGAACGCCGGTCGCAGGCCGGCGACGTCCGGCCATACGATCACCCCCGGATGCTTCCCTTCCTTGGGTGCGACGAGGAAGCCTTCCGCAGTCCCTTCTGGAGTGGGGACGTTCACCTTCCGCTGCGTGAGCTTGGGATCGGTCGCTGCTTCCGGTTCGGGCTTCGGCTTGGTCACGGGTGGCTCGGGGGTCGGTGCCGGTTGCGGGTGAGGAGGTGCGGCCGAAGCTGGCGGCGCCACCGCAGCCGGGCCGTCACACCCGGTGATCAAGGCCGCCGCGACAGCCCCGGCGCCGGCGCTGAACTCGCGTCGCCCAATCTTCTCCAGGTGGCGCTTGTTCTCCTCTTCGGTCGTGTCGTCGCACATCAGCGGTGGCTCCCTTTGGTCCGTGCTCTCGCGCCATCGAAACAACAAACTCGGAGGCGGCACGAGAAAAAAATGTTCTCGCCGTCCGAGCACGGGCGCTTTCGGGCCCCTCGCGCCTTGGGCTGCGTCTCCGCCAAGTGCGTGAATCCCCAGCGCGTAGGTCGCGGCCAGGCTGTGGGTGAGGAGCGGTGCCAGCCATGTCCGCAGGCAGCGCCGGGGCTTCAGCGAAGTAGGTGACGCCGCCGTCGGAGCGCAAACGCAGCCGCGAGCCCCGCCGAGAGCAGCCCGAAGAGAGTGTGAGTATCCGAAGCCTCGCTGATGCGACAGCCGCACCCGCCGCCGTCGTCGCTGGCATTTCCGCCGTTGGGGCCGGCGTCCGCCGGGGAACACGCACCGATGTCGTTGCACACGTGCCCCGACCAGGGCGCGGCGCAGAGGTCGCCGGTTCTGCTGCCCGCGGCACATTGGAGTGGCGTCACCTGCCCGAGCTCCATCACGGGGGTGAATGAGAGGCCCTGGTCGACGGACAGCCCGAGCTCGAAGCCGTCACTGAACTGGCTCGTGCAGGCGTACAGGTCATTGCCGATGAACGACAGGCACGAGATGTGGTTCGGATGCAGCTGCTGAAAATCCGCACTTCCGGTGGGCGCCGCGTAGAGCCCCAGATCCGCCGGCTCGATCTTGAAAGAACCCTGTGGATCGCCGAAGCCGACCATCACCTTCGAAGCGTCCGGCGTGAAGGTGAACCCGAACAGGATGGCCTTCTTCCTCAAGACCTCCTTGAAGGTCTGCCCGCCGTCGAGGCTGACCATCAGCCAGCTCTCCGACACTTCTTGGGTGGAGGCCGTCGAGCGCTCGAAGCGGACGTAGACCGTGTCGGG from Myxococcales bacterium includes the following:
- a CDS encoding dienelactone hydrolase family protein — protein: MCDDTTEEENKRHLEKIGRREFSAGAGAVAAALITGCDGPAAVAPPASAAPPHPQPAPTPEPPVTKPKPEPEAATDPKLTQRKVNVPTPEGTAEGFLVAPKEGKHPGVIVWPDVAGLRPAFEKMATRLASDGYAVLVVNHYYRSSKLPILKNFAEWRTEEGKAKIAPMREALTPEAIAKDGAAYAKWLDEQPEVDTSRKLATTGYCMGGPFTFRTAAAAPNRVGAIGSFHGGGLVTKEPSSPHKLLPKMKAAALICIAQNDDEREPDAKTTLKKAADAAKLTAEIEVYPAQHGWCAIDSPVYDAQQAERAHGRLLALLQKHL
- a CDS encoding AAA family ATPase, producing the protein MADESVALRERLARATPDRPAALAGYDVTGVLGRGGMGAVYRALDRARGVPVALKTVLAADATAGVQLKREFRVVAGLSHPNLAQVYELAWADGIWFFVMELVDGIDLTTWARGPRRKRDAPELPLLSAAITVRDGPSDGSPRRAPQGRFDILNAPTRSPETADTVVDGSATSPSARTLLGRSGQTVAPPLRSPAELRSALLQLVAGVRALHDVGLRHGDLKPANVLVRPDGRVVVVDFGLTQPVGESGIHGGTPLYMAPELLTNKGAEGGPSSDWYALGIMLYELLTGVVPTRDSGSIFELLCIRSSGPPTSVQELVAEAPDDLSAACAVLLSPVPVERPDADALAKLFSGGFPAPNRDARRTFRTPFIGRRVELDQLEQALARARAGCSTLAHASGPSGIGKSALVRQFLRATEDLDLALVLRGCCYERENVPYKAFDGIVDSLAGWLDGLDEDSVSPLLPTWAGELTDAFPVLASVPPFAAAHAALGPRPEAQEHRRRTWSALAELIDNVSRRRPLVLFIDDLQWTDADSTTVLQTLARGSSERSLLLLASFREQEASSCPDLAGYFSDCRGLREAGALVEVPIGALPLDDAEVLARETLRGLGASDGEKLAERIARESGQMPFFIEFLARYLTEASTGGSASSITLDDVSLADALLTRLDALPTTQRALVELVAVSDRPVPQAIVFEAARLDAGALPELLAVCSASLLQWAGAGPEDLVSSYHDRIREAVLAAIDPASVQRRHLELGRSFATRCADVGTDAQDGSDSPWLFDAARHLDAAEGLIDEPGERQRASRILLAAGQRAQRAAAFPLALRCFEAVRRFLPTNAWNSAYEIALTTAVASAECAWLSGDFERARARLDEVYVSARSTLDRVRAWHVDIAARIAQQDLLGAIAVGRGGLAELDVTLPVAPSDDDVGAAVQRAMGALGDEGAGRLESLPAVEDPLVQAAMMLLVDLSSSAYYALPALLPILACELIVSSVQKGPSAATPFGLAVFGIVQNAIGMQAQAHETGRLAHRMIERWPDRRLEVRTRLVVHNNVCSWTVPLESTLDDLLATYQLGRATGDFEFAAIAAQCWATNAFVAGRPLDEVERTAGELATFMRAHQQNNALLLHRPLERLVGCMRGTTATPDSLSGDGFDEEQTLAAAEAAGSASVSFVTLSDMLVARYHFGSPEAAWVVATRALPFMGGAASTHHLSTYHLYAPLAASRCLSRADAELEARLWARIDASISQLEAWNAAGAANFAHRLLLVRAERAQARHEAAAARSFYDQALEAVRRTAYVNDEGLVAELAGRFHLATDVDHGRQLLAQAKDGYARWGAHAKVAALQSLLA